GCCGCTGTGATTTCAAGCTTTTATGAAAATGAGTGGTGACTGTTTAGGCCACATTCTCTTTCATATCACTATCTAATGGATGATTTAGCGTTGGTTCTTAATAGCAAAGAGCTGGATATATTACCATTTAGCACTATTTACAGCCCCGCAGAATGGATGCAGTGTCCTCTGATACCTTTCATAaatatttattgtctaaaaaaaaaaaaaatccactcaaCAGCACTTCAACCCGTCTATTATTGGAAATGGAACAAAGGAGAGATTTAGGACAGTCAGGATGGTCTAGAGATTCATTATATTTGAACGAATGCCTCCTTTTTTTATTGCACTTACAGGCCAATATTAAAAAACCAATGCTGACAAGACTAAAGCAGGTTTATTGACGAAAAACTGTGGCTGAGTTGCAAAATCCTCTTCAATAACTATAGGACTATCAGGAAAATGCAAGCATACACATGAATACATTCCAGTCTGCATGCATGAATGTGTCTATTGCACTAGGATTACActgtaattgtaaaaaaaaaaaaaagaaagaaacctcAGGTCAAGATTTCTACAAAACCATTTCTTTCACATTCTGCAAACCAGCAGCTTTGTCTCTAATAAGCATGAACAAGGGTTTTAATGAACCTGCCTCTCCAGTGTTTGGCTGCTCTATGATTGCTTTTTTCCTCAGTACTTTTTCTAGCTTCAACTGGACCGGTTTTGCTCtttgaaaacgtttcgtctctTATCCAAGACACTTCTTCAGTGATTGCTtcttttcctgaatcaaagctatGCAGAACCCAGATAGGCTGCAGCGCCTGGTAAAatatttctgattaaaaaaaaaaaataggggggAGTAGTAGACAGCAGAATTGTTAAGGGAGAGAAaccttaagataaaaaaaaaaaaaaaaactgacaaggaGGAAAGTGAAGAACTggctgagcttttttttttttttctcttcttcttcttcttctttctttgggtgcaatgtttgtttgttttctgaggTTATACTCCATAAAACCACAGCACTTTCAGAAGCTGGAATTAGCACATTATGAGCTATTATTATAATACCACAAAGTGCAGCAATTTACTGAAATCTGCAACATTAAAGTACAAAAGTGGACACCAAGCTTGATAAAAGTATGTATTTGATGTGTATTATCAAAATGTTCTTATGACACAGttatgaaaatgtacaaaatatcttacttataaaaaaaaaaaaaacatacattacatacataaAATATCAAAGTAAACAATTAAGAACATTAGTGCAGTGCAGTAGTAACAAACTTCATCAACAGTGTAGAGTAAATTCACATTAAAGACATATCAAAATGCTTGTATGTGCCAATAACATCTCCAAAGTAAGGCCATCTGGTCCTTTTGTCATGAACAAAGTCAGTTAATAATGTTATTTTCATTACATGCTTGTCCAAGTGAGTCCCAGAGAACAAGACTGATGCTTACACCCGCAAGAAAGTTATGTGCTTATGTTTATTCCGCCTCATGCGACGCACTTTTCCTTGGACTGTGAGCTTTTTTGGCCCTggaacaaaaaattattagacaactGAGTATGAATCATCTATAAATGGAATTCTTATTAAGTTTCTCAGTAAATGTAACACACATGATCATTGAATGATTTGGATGAAACCCTGAGTCTATGATGATGACTCACACCATGCGTTTGCCAGGCCTGATATAATTAACTGAATCTTATTTGGGTTCCTCCCAATTCCTCTCTCCCCTTTTTTTGAAATCTCTCCAAACCGAAAGCTATAAGTCAGCCTGAGTGGGAACCCAAACACTATAATTATTGCACTGAGGAGTCTGAAAATTGCACCTCGGTGATCATCTTTGGGATTCTCACGGACTAAAAGCTTCCCATTCATTCCCTCACTCACGCTCTCACACCTTTAACACACACGTCCATGCAGCTCTGCCTCGACACGAAGTTGTTGCTGCTCCCTCCGCAGCCTGAGTAGATGAACTCCTCACACATCTTGGTGACTTTGTTGTAGTAGTAACGAGGAATGGAAGCCGAGCACCTCCCTTTGTCCAGACGATCCAGGCAGAGCACAGGAACGGctggaaaagaaaagaacacactGCACAATGAGGCTGCCATTCACCCTCTGTGGACCGCACAACAATTAAAGGAATTCATGAGATTTCACATTTCTTGCTCGTTTTTCTACAAAGCAACAATGAACCATTCTCACTATTATATTCATGGATATGTAGAAGATGTACTCATTCTCTCTaactcacttctttttttttttaaccctatattgaacaagtgactatttttggtaatttctgcacacagcTGTTATTACAgtgatccaatgtggtctccagggtctgtaaggtccacctctgcatgaacagtgagtggacctgctttgttaggtaccatgaagtaatggtactaatgtaaggaatgatgttcaaagggagaatgtggatgtggacaggggtctggatcagcacttatgttggtctaatgttctaaaatacatgttcctctgaccttacatgtgttttttatttatttttttatatataccaaAGGGGCGGAgagggggattgtttttggttcgtttttttgtttgtttgtttgtttgttaacactttggcagcaaaactaggggttaaattcataccaaattgggtttatagattgccagtgacccagaatataggTGATTACagtttggggaaagtaggtcaaagttcccattttttaattaatttttattttatcccccccccccccctcccatttacttataatgggcaaaatttcaaatcgctataaaaatgtcaattttaactcaatttacttaaaatgttgcagagatatagagattaattttagacatcactctgcaaaatatctaagtgatagcttgtttttgaatttttttgcaaaatttttaaatctttttttttttcccattaactataatggtgaaatttcaaatgcctataaaaacataaatttcgtttcaatttacttcaaactagacacatataatattttttaaatgtaacaattattgaatatggatgaaagagttgattgatgccaaaataagctagaatatgtgcgaggggtggggtttgttgtgtctggaaccacctGTTGgatttgggggggtttttttttagatttttttttttttttttgccagtcatgggttgatgacatgtttatctgaaatcctgatacATTTcagagcactgatgatgacaagatgaaatggttgtttagttcaaatgtatataaatgtacataaatcagcATTACTTGTTGTAAAGCCTGGAataagcggcagatgtgtttgtttaaataggtcagtaaaTTGTCTTGTTAATATCTGTTGTCaggtatttggtctttggtttgtatttttggtgtcttagaagcccatgtaagggctagGCATATTCTTATGCGGGACacaggagctggcccgtctacagtttgtccagaacctgctgccaggctcctgacccgcacaaacaggagaacccacatcactcccatccttaaatctccactggctccctgttctatatcgtcttcatttcaaaattcttgtgctaactttccgggccctacatggccaggcccctgcatacattgcttccctgatccagccctacagctcgactcgtagcttgaggtcttcaggacagtacctgctgatggttccacggacctgttttagcacacgcggtgacaggtcttttaaagctgtggcaccacgtctatggaatgacctgcctctacacctacggtccatggactctgtagagagctttaagaaacacctcaaaaccctcctgttcaaaaaggctttttagtctcccccctgacccaggaccaccacagactgattacactctatgtattcatcataacgtactccatgtgtcaccccccccccccagtctctctatatctctatcgctctctcttttctcctcctttactctctctctctctctttaaccccaactggtcaaggcagacagccatccttcaggagtctgggtctgctccaggtttctgctgttaaagggaagtttttcctcgccactgtcaccaatcacaagtgtttgcccctgaaggattctgttgggtctctgtaaacttaatttgattctgatttgaattgataaagcactttgtgactctgtctgtgaaaagtgctctataaataaaatttactttactttacttacttacacaataataaaaatttcattaaccttgattttctacataagaataaaaaattGGAAACTTTTCACATAAGtattaaagtcttgttaggtcctccaataacacactatggttggaATGTtgaatttctatgagtgtcctataaagggttaacatcatgACATGCATTGTATTTCCTGCTTACTTTTTCGTGGGCTGCAGTATTCTGTGCAGGAGGTGAGGTCCTGGAAGCGGTTGGAGTTCCCCTGACAGCCCCCATAAGTGAAGCTCTCACACTGCATGGTGGTCATGTTGAAGAAGTAACGGCGGAAGAGGCACGACAGGGTCCTTCCTCTTTAGGAAACCTGCAGATTTGAGGAATTTCtgccaaaaacaacaacatttcagCTTAGGAATCATATCAGCTCCAACCTTtaattattaatgtctgttttgtcAATTAAGAAGTGCTTTTTTTATCTTTAGGGAACATTTACTGTACATTATCAATGCAGGAAACAAAGAAGAACCAATGACTCATCAACCTACTTGGATTCTAAAGCATGTCTTCTGGCACTCCTGATAACTCTTGAAGTTATTGGCATTTCCTTGGCACCCTCCGTAATAGAAAATCTCGCATTTTTGGGTGATAGTGTTGTAATAATAGCGCTCAATTCACCTCTGCAGGGTCCTTCATCCACTTGAAGGAGACACAcgcctgaaaacagcaaagaaaAGGAACAGTTAGTGAAATCCAAAGCATTTACTTGCAGATAAAGCAACGGCGGTGCGTCTTTACGCGCAGAGTTTAAGtgcgcaaaagaaaaaaaaaaacgcacttcATTACCTTTAGGTGACAACGCCAAAACACTGTAAAACGAGGAGACTAGTGTGATAATGTCAGTGCGTAAAGTTCCATTATGGCTGTAAGTTTAGTCCAACTCTTCTCCTACAGTATCCGACCATCCCAGCCTGCGCCACTTTTATAGTTGAGGGTGAACCTTTCCCAAGAGAAACTAAGGGCGGGGACATGACTCATTTCCATACGAGAGCAAAGATTACAAAGAGGTGATGAGTTCATTACTGACCTGTCGTTAGGGTGTAAAACATTGCGTATAAAACTATGACTAAAGGTATATGCAGAAATGATCTGTAACGAATGATGAAGAGCTTTGTC
This DNA window, taken from Sphaeramia orbicularis chromosome 11, fSphaOr1.1, whole genome shotgun sequence, encodes the following:
- the LOC115428847 gene encoding LOW QUALITY PROTEIN: tissue factor pathway inhibitor 2-like (The sequence of the model RefSeq protein was modified relative to this genomic sequence to represent the inferred CDS: inserted 2 bases in 2 codons), with translation MCHNGTLRTDIITLVSSFYSVLALSPKGVCLLQVDEGPCRGEXERYYYNTITQKCEIFYYGGCQGNANNFKSYQECQKTCFRIQVEIPQICRFPKEEGPCRXLFRRYFFNMTTMQCESFTYGGCQGNSNRFQDLTSCTEYCSPRKTVPVLCLDRLDKGRCSASIPRYYYNKVTKMCEEFIYSGCGGSSNNFVSRQSCMDVCVKGPKKLTVQGKVRRMRRNKHKHITFLRV